The following nucleotide sequence is from Saccharothrix texasensis.
GCCCAGGCGGTCGTGGGTTCCATCCTGACCGACGAGTTCAGGGTCCGCCCCGAGGACGTGACACCCGAGGCGACGCTCGCCGACCTGGACATCGACTCGCTGACCGCGGTCGAGCTGATCGAGGCCCTCGGTCAGGAACTGGGGATCAGGATCAGCGAGCACGAGGTGAGCCAGCGGAACACGGTCACCGACCTGGTGGCCATCGTGGAGGCGAAGCTCGCCCGACGGGCGGGGGAGAGCGGGTCGGTGACCGCGGGTCCGGCGTCGACCGCCTGACCGCCGTCGAACGGCCGGGCGCGCGGCCGGAGCCGCCGCACGCGATCGAGCGGACGGTTCCCGGCCTCGTGCACGTCGGTGCCGGCGAACCCCGCTACCGCGCGTCGGTGGTCCGGTCGAGGGCGCCGTGCGCCCGCGCCGAGAGGTCCTGCCACTCGTCCCACGTCCGGAGCCGGTCGGCGTAGGCCTGCCGGATCATCGGGTAGAAGCCCTGGCCGAAGAGGACCCGCAGGGGCGGCCGGTCGGCGTCGACGATCTCGAGCAACGCCCGGGCGGCGGCGGCCGGATCGCCGGCGGGCTGCTCCGCCACGAGGCCCGCGAGCCGCCGGCGCAGGTCGTCGTAGACCGGGCTGGTCCGGGCCAGGTGCCCGTTGGCCAGGGGGTCGGGGTTCTTGCCGCCCCTGGTGGCGAAGCCGCCGGGTTCGACCACGGTCACCTTGACGCCGAACCCGGCGACTTCCTGGGCGAGGGCCTCGGCGAAGCCCTCGACCGCCCACTTGGACATGTGGTAGGCCCCGCCGAGCGGCATCGCGACGAGACCGGCCGCCGAGGACAGCTGGACGATGTGCCCCGAGCCCTGCGCGCGCAGGTGGGGCACCGCGGCCTGGACGACCCACACCGCGCCGAACAGGTTGGTCTCCAACTGGTCGCGCAGCTCCTGCTCGGTCAGCTCCTCGATCGCGCCGACCTGGGCGTAGCCCGCGTTGTTCACGACGACGTCGAGGCGGCCGAAGTGCTCGACGGCCCGGTTCACGCCCTCGAAGACGGCGGCCTTGTCGGTCACGTCCACCTCCAGCGGGAGCACCGCGTCGCCGTGGGCGGTGACGAGGTCGTGCAGGCTCGCGGAGTTCCGGGCGGTCGCGGCCACCCGGTCGCCGCGGGACAGGGCGGCCTCGACGAAGTCGCGGCCCAGGCCGCGCGACGAACCGGTGACGAACCAGATCTTGCTCACGACGGGGTTTCCGTTCTGTTGCCCTGCGCTGACGTGCACAAGGCACCGGCGACCCGGTCCTCGTGACAGCGCGGCGGCGTGACGTGCGGCACAGGGCGTGCAACGGGGGAGGTGGGGCAGCCTCCGACCGCGCGGGGGGAGAGCGCGGCCGGAGGCTGGTTCGGGGGTCGGCGCGGCGGTCGCCTCTCGGCGGGTTGCCCGACGCGGTTCCAGCCGAACGGTGTTCCGCGAAGGCTTGAAGGTGAGGCCCGGGGGACACGGACCGCACCGACCGTCCCGTGCAACGCGCCGGGAGGCGCCGGGTGTTCCGCGATCCGGAGTGTCCTCCGACTCATCCCTTCGGGTGGCCGGGCCGCGGTCGACGGAGGGTGCGCGGGGCGGTGGGGCCGGATCGGCTGGGGGCTCGGCTGGCCGTGCGCGGGTGGGCGGGTGATGCTGGACGCGATGGCGGTGCAGCGGGATCCGACCGGTTCTGCGCTGGCCGACCTCGTCGCCCGGCAGCGTGACGAGATCGACCGGCTGAGGTCCGCTGCGCGCACGCAGGCCGTCGTCGAGCAGGCGAAGGGGGTGCTGGCCGAGCGGCTGTCGTGCCGGCCGGACGAGGCGTTCGAGGACATGGTGCGGCTGGCCCAGGCGACGGGCAGCGAACTGGCCGTCATCGCGGCCGGTGTGCTCGGCGTGCCGCCGCCACCGCCCGCGCCCGGCCTGTCGCCCGTGTCCACCGAAGGCCTGTACGACCCGGAGCGCCGGGTGCGGCAGGTGGGGCTCTCGAAGCCGCCGCCGGCCCCGCCGGGTGAGCGCACGCCGCAGCCGGTGGCGCTCGCGGCGATCGGCACGGCGACCGACTCGGAGGAGCTGGCCGAGCTGGTCCGCGAGCACGTCGGCTGCGACAGCGTGCTGGTCTACCTGCTCGAACCCGACGGCGGGCTGCGGTTGGAGGCCGCCGCGAACGTGCCCGCCACGGTGCGGCTGGAGTGGGAGCGGGTGCCGTTGCGGCTCAGCACGGGTGTCCTCGCGTCGGTGCGCAGCGGCCTGCCGCAGTGGCTGCCCGACCTGGAGGAGGCCCGCCGGCTGCACACCGTGATCGGCGACCCGGAGACGGTGTGGAGGTCGCGGGCGTGGCTGCCGTTCCAGGACCGGACCCGCATCGCCGGCGTGGTCGGCCTGCTGTGGGCCGGCGCGCACGACTTCCCGTCCGAGGAGCGGTGGGAGCTGGAGGTGATGGTCCGCGCGGCCGGCTCCACGCTGCTGGCGCTGGTGGGCGCGGACGGCGTCGCGCGGGGCCGCAACTGGACGCTCTGGGTCCAGCACCTGCTCGACGTGCTGCCCGGCTCGGTGGCCCTGCTCGGGGCGGTGCACGGGGACAACGGCGAGGTGGTCGACTTCCGCTTCGAGGCCGCCAGCCCGGACGCGGTCGACTTCACCGGCCGCCGCTACCGGCAGCTGGTCGGGCGCACCATCCTGACCAGCTACCCGACCGTCGCGGGCACGGAGCTGTGGGCGGCGTACTTCCGGGTGCTGCGCACCGGGGTCAGGGAGGTGGTCAGCCTCTTCGACTACGAGGAGAACACGCCCGGCCTGCCGCAGCAGGGCCGGTACACGCTGACCATCGGCAAGTTCGGCGACGGCCTGATCCTGGCGTGGCACGAGCACGAGGACCCGTTGCAGCTGGAGCGGCTGCGCAACGTCCAGCGGCTCGGCAACATCGGCTGGGGCGAGTGGAACCTGGTGACCAACGAGATCGACTGGTCCGACCAGCTCTACGTCATCTTCGACCGCGACCCGGCGCTCGGCCCGATGCCGCTGGACGAGATCCGGGCGTCCGTGGTCGGTGAGGACCTGCCGATCCTGCAGAACGCCGTGCGGCGGATGTTGGAGCACGGCGAGGGCGCCGACTCGGAGCTGCGCCTGCGCGCCGGCGACCAGGTCCGGTACGGCCGGTTCATCGGCGAGCCGGTGCTGGACGTGCAGGGCAGGCCCGTCCGGTTGGACGTGGTGCTGCAGGACGTGACCGCGATGCGGCGCGCGGAGAAGCGGGTGTTCGACCTCAGCGAGCAGTTCGCGCAGGAGCACCAGGTGGCCAACCACCTGCGCTCCGCCGTGCTGCCGCTGCCGAGCCGGCCGCTGGAGCTGCCGGGGATGCGGGTGGCGGTGCGCTACCTCGCGGCCGAGCAGTGGGCGGAGGTCGGCGGCGACTGGTACCACGCGTTCCCGATCGACGACGGCAGCACGCTGCTGGCCATCGGCGACGTGGCGGGGCACGGCCTGGCGACGGCGGCGGCGATGGCGAAGCTGCGGTACGCGCTGACGGGGGCCGCGCTGACCAACCCGGACCCGGCGGGCGTCCTCGACGTGCTGAACCGGATGCTGACCGGCGGTGGCGGCGTGACGCTGGCGTCGGCCGTCGTCGGCCGGTTCGAGCCGACCACGCGCCGGCTGTCGTGGGCGCAAGCGGGTCACCCCGCGCCGCTGCTGCTGCGGTCGCACGACGTGCAGCGGCTCGACCGGCCCGCGGGTCCGATCCTGGGCGCGGTGCGGGGCGCGGTGTACGCGACGGCGCGGACGCTGCTCGCGCCCGGCGACACGGTGCTGATGTTCACCGACGGCCTGATCGAGCAGCGGCCGTCCGCCGGCGCCCGCGGTGACGACCTGGAACGCCTGGTGGAGGAGATCCGGGGGTTCGTGGCGGAGCTGGACCCGGCGCGGATGCCCGAGGCGCTGACGTCGCGCCTGGTGCCCGCCACACCGCTGGACGACACCTGCGTCGTGGCGGCCACGATCACCGCCTGACCCCGTCGCGCCGGTTGCCGGGGACCTGAGCGGGTACACGCCCCGGTGAGCACGGGCGGCGGCGACGGTCGACGCGCTGGTCGAGTGCGGCGTGGACGGAGGAACCGCATGGCCGATCGGATCGCGGACATCTGGGGCGCACGCACGCCGCACGCGAAGGACGCGCCGTGGCCGGTGCGGGTGGACCTGCACCTGGACGAGGGCGTGGCCGAGGCGGACGTCGAGCGGTGGGTGCAGTCGGCGTGCGTGCTGTGCAGCAACGGGTGCGCGTGCGACATCGCGGTCAAGGACGGGCGGATGGTCGGGGTCCGCGGCCGCGCGGGCGACGTGGTCAACCACGGGCGGTTGGGGCCGAAGGGCCTGTACGGCTCGTGGCAGTGGAACGGGGACGACCGGTTGACGCGCCCGCTGGTGCGGCGGGGCGGTGTGCTGGTCGAGTCCGACTGGGACACCGCGATGGACCTGGTCGTGCGCCGGTCGCGGGAGCTGCTGACCGAGGTCGGGCCGCTGTCGCACGGGTTCTACACCAGCGGGCAGCTGTTCCTGGAGGAGTACTACACGCTCGCCGTGATCGGCAAGGCGGGCCTCGGCACGCCGCACATGGACGGCAACACCCGGCTGTGCACGGCCACGGCCGCGGCGGCGATGAAGGAGAGCTTCGGCTCCGACGGGCAGCCCGGCAGCTACCACGACGTCGACTCGTGCGACGCGCTGTTCCTGTTCGGGCACAACATGGCCGAGACGCAGACGGTGCTGTGGTCGCGGGTGCTGGACCGGCTGCACGGCCCCGACCGGCCCGCGGTGGTCGTGGTCGACCCCCGGCGCACGAAGGTGGCCGACGCGGCGGTGGCGTCCGGCGGCGTGCACCTGGCCCCGTTGCCGGGCACCAACCAGGCGTTGATGAACGGCCTGGTCCGCGAGGTGATCGCGAACGGCTGGGTGGACCGCGACTACGTCGACGCCCACACCCTCGGCTACGACGAGCTGGCCGCGACGGTCGAGCCGTGCACGCCCGAGCACGTGGCCGAGACCTGCGGGATCGACCCGGACGACCTGCGGCGCGCGGCGCGGATCTTCGGCACGTCCGACCGGGTGCTGTCCACCGTGCTGCAGGGCTTCTACCAGTCGCACCAGGCCACCGCGGCGTCCTGCCAGGTCAACAACCTGCACCTGCTGCGCGGGCTGATCGGCTCGCCGGGCAGCGGCGTCCTGCAGATGAACGGGCAGCCCACCGCGCAGAACACGCGCGAGTGCGGCGCGGACGGCGACCTGCCGGGCTTCCGCAACTGGGCCAACCCCGAGCACGTCGAGCAGCTGGCGCGGCTGTGGAACGTCGACCCGGCGACGATCCCGCACTGGGCGCCGCCGACGCACGCCATGCAGCTCTGGCGCTACGCCGAGCAGGGCTCCATCCGGTTCCTGTGGATCTCGGCGACCAACCCGGCCGTGTCGCTGCCGGAACTGCCGCGCGTCCGGGAGATCCTGGCCCGTGAAGACCTGTTCGTGGTGGTGCAGGACGGTTTCCGCACCGAGACCGCCGAGTACGCCGACGTGGTGCTGCCCGCCGCGCTGTGGGGCGAGAAGCAGGGCACGTTCACCAACGCCAACCGGACCGTGCACCTGTCGGAGCGGGCGGTCGAGCCGCCCGGCGAGGCGCGGTCGGACCTGGACATCTTCCTGGACTACGCCCGCCGCATGGACCTGCGCGACCGCGACGGCGCGCCGCTGATCGGCTGGCACGACCCGGAGGGCGCGTTCGAGGCGTGGAAGGAGTGCAGCCGGGGCAGGCTGTGCGACTACACCGGCTTGTCCTACGACAAGCTGCGCGGTGGCAGCGGCATCCCCTGGCCGTGCGACGAGGACCACCCCGACGGGTGCGACCGGCTCTACGCGGACGGGGTGTTCCCGACCCACCCCGACGTGTGCGAGGACTACGGCCACGACCTGCTCACCGGGGGCGCCACGGCGCCGGAGCGGTACCGGGCGCGACGTCCGGACGGCCGGGCGTTCCTCAAGGCCGCCGAGTACGCGCCACCGCCCGAGCAGCCGAACGAGGACTACCCGTTCGTGTGCACGACCGGCCGCACGGCCTACCACTTCCACACGCGCACCAAGACCGGCCGGTCCCGGCGGTTGCGCGGGGCCGCGCCCGAGCCGTGGGTGGAGCTGTCGGCCC
It contains:
- a CDS encoding acyl carrier protein: MSSAQAVVGSILTDEFRVRPEDVTPEATLADLDIDSLTAVELIEALGQELGIRISEHEVSQRNTVTDLVAIVEAKLARRAGESGSVTAGPASTA
- a CDS encoding SDR family NAD(P)-dependent oxidoreductase translates to MSKIWFVTGSSRGLGRDFVEAALSRGDRVAATARNSASLHDLVTAHGDAVLPLEVDVTDKAAVFEGVNRAVEHFGRLDVVVNNAGYAQVGAIEELTEQELRDQLETNLFGAVWVVQAAVPHLRAQGSGHIVQLSSAAGLVAMPLGGAYHMSKWAVEGFAEALAQEVAGFGVKVTVVEPGGFATRGGKNPDPLANGHLARTSPVYDDLRRRLAGLVAEQPAGDPAAAARALLEIVDADRPPLRVLFGQGFYPMIRQAYADRLRTWDEWQDLSARAHGALDRTTDAR
- a CDS encoding SpoIIE family protein phosphatase — encoded protein: MLDAMAVQRDPTGSALADLVARQRDEIDRLRSAARTQAVVEQAKGVLAERLSCRPDEAFEDMVRLAQATGSELAVIAAGVLGVPPPPPAPGLSPVSTEGLYDPERRVRQVGLSKPPPAPPGERTPQPVALAAIGTATDSEELAELVREHVGCDSVLVYLLEPDGGLRLEAAANVPATVRLEWERVPLRLSTGVLASVRSGLPQWLPDLEEARRLHTVIGDPETVWRSRAWLPFQDRTRIAGVVGLLWAGAHDFPSEERWELEVMVRAAGSTLLALVGADGVARGRNWTLWVQHLLDVLPGSVALLGAVHGDNGEVVDFRFEAASPDAVDFTGRRYRQLVGRTILTSYPTVAGTELWAAYFRVLRTGVREVVSLFDYEENTPGLPQQGRYTLTIGKFGDGLILAWHEHEDPLQLERLRNVQRLGNIGWGEWNLVTNEIDWSDQLYVIFDRDPALGPMPLDEIRASVVGEDLPILQNAVRRMLEHGEGADSELRLRAGDQVRYGRFIGEPVLDVQGRPVRLDVVLQDVTAMRRAEKRVFDLSEQFAQEHQVANHLRSAVLPLPSRPLELPGMRVAVRYLAAEQWAEVGGDWYHAFPIDDGSTLLAIGDVAGHGLATAAAMAKLRYALTGAALTNPDPAGVLDVLNRMLTGGGGVTLASAVVGRFEPTTRRLSWAQAGHPAPLLLRSHDVQRLDRPAGPILGAVRGAVYATARTLLAPGDTVLMFTDGLIEQRPSAGARGDDLERLVEEIRGFVAELDPARMPEALTSRLVPATPLDDTCVVAATITA
- a CDS encoding molybdopterin oxidoreductase family protein, translated to MADRIADIWGARTPHAKDAPWPVRVDLHLDEGVAEADVERWVQSACVLCSNGCACDIAVKDGRMVGVRGRAGDVVNHGRLGPKGLYGSWQWNGDDRLTRPLVRRGGVLVESDWDTAMDLVVRRSRELLTEVGPLSHGFYTSGQLFLEEYYTLAVIGKAGLGTPHMDGNTRLCTATAAAAMKESFGSDGQPGSYHDVDSCDALFLFGHNMAETQTVLWSRVLDRLHGPDRPAVVVVDPRRTKVADAAVASGGVHLAPLPGTNQALMNGLVREVIANGWVDRDYVDAHTLGYDELAATVEPCTPEHVAETCGIDPDDLRRAARIFGTSDRVLSTVLQGFYQSHQATAASCQVNNLHLLRGLIGSPGSGVLQMNGQPTAQNTRECGADGDLPGFRNWANPEHVEQLARLWNVDPATIPHWAPPTHAMQLWRYAEQGSIRFLWISATNPAVSLPELPRVREILAREDLFVVVQDGFRTETAEYADVVLPAALWGEKQGTFTNANRTVHLSERAVEPPGEARSDLDIFLDYARRMDLRDRDGAPLIGWHDPEGAFEAWKECSRGRLCDYTGLSYDKLRGGSGIPWPCDEDHPDGCDRLYADGVFPTHPDVCEDYGHDLLTGGATAPERYRARRPDGRAFLKAAEYAPPPEQPNEDYPFVCTTGRTAYHFHTRTKTGRSRRLRGAAPEPWVELSARDADALGVREGDLVRVESPRGRVEAPARVGRGRDGVVFVPFHYGYWDTDGDRHARAANELTMTEWDPVSKQPLFKLAAVRVTKSADGTGPAPAPTTTASAPHDLASVPATRGEDDVREDVTSADPPAPPPTPDRTPGVLPHVAPKG